From the Bacillota bacterium genome, the window CCCTGAGGTCAGCCGGCTGTCCTTCGCGCTTACGGGGGGGGACTCGACGCCTGACATGATGCCTCTTTCCGTCGAGGAAGCGGCACGTCTGATGCGCCCCATGGTCGCGGAATTGAGGGAAGGGCAAGCCGCGTCCCCTGCGCCGGACCGGCGAGAGTCCGGGCCGGTGATAACCATTGACCGAGTCAATTTCGGGTATCCGTCAAAACCCAACGTCCTCAAGGGGGTATCCTTCGAAGTCAGGAAGGGAAGCGTCACCGCCCTGATGGGGGAGAACGGGTCCGGCAAGACCACCCTTTCCCTCATGATGGTGGGCTTACTCAAGCCTGACTCGGGGACGATCACCATCTCCGGCGTTGACACCAAGAAGGCTCCCCTCAAGGAGATCTGCTCCAAGGTCGGGTACGTCTTCCAGTACCCCGAGCACCAGTTCGTGACCGACACGGTCAGGGACGAATTGGCCTACGGCTTGAAGAACCAAGGACTGTCCCCCGACGAAATCGGCGCCCTGGTCAAGGAGACCCTCGAGACCGTCGACCTGGTTGGGACGGAAGACAGACACCCCTTCACCCTGAGCATGGGGGAGAAACGGCGGCTGAGCATCGCGACCATGCTCGTCAGGCGGCCGGACGTGCTCATCCTCGACGAACCATCAGCCGGGCTCGATTGGCGGAATGCCAAGTACATGATGGACATCCTGCTCAAGTTGAACCAGGCCGGAGTGACCATCCTGATGATCACCCACACCACTTACCTGGTGGCCCGTTATGCCGAGCGCGTGATCGTCATGGATCAGGGTGAGGTCGCTTTTGAAGGGTGCCCCTTGGACCTGTTCGAGAACCTGGAAACCATCCGCACCAAGGCGATAGAGAAGCCCGAGGTGCTCAAGGTGATCGAATTCCTCAGGAAATCCGGGGTGAGCGGGTTGCCCGCCTTCCTTACCGCCGATGATGTGGCCGCGGCCCTGGGGAGGTGTCGCACCAGTGCTTAGGCTGTCATACATCGAGGCCGATTCGTTCCTTCATCGCCTGGATCCCACCAACAAGTTCCTCTGGTTGATCGGCACCGCTTTCTTGTCATACGTGGTGACCAACCCGGTTCACCAGACCGTGGTTCTGCTCTTGACGGTTCTCACGGCCCTGGTCCTCGGGAGGCTACCTTTGAAAGAGTTCTTCTGGGGGATGACCCTCTTCGTCACTTTTGGCGTCATCCTGTTCATCATGCAAGTCCTCTTCTACGTCGGCGCCGACCAGGCGGTCCTGTTCACCGTGGGACCCGTCCACATCAGGACGGCGGGCTTCATCTTCGGACTCAACCTGGCCATCAGGGTCTTCGTCCTGGGAGCCAGTGCCCTGTCCTTCATCATGACCACGGAGCCAAGAAGAATGATCTATGACATGGTGGTCAGGCT encodes:
- a CDS encoding energy-coupling factor transporter ATPase, whose amino-acid sequence is MDTRLEVKDFSFTFPDHTEPFLKDINLTVEPGEFVAVVGPSSCGKSTLALCMTGFYPSVLGGAIGGSIRVGGLDTTFSTVAELATKVGIVFQDPDSQFCNLFIEEELAFGPENLRVDREEILRRVGKYLHFVNLDGFQRRRIAELSGGQKQRVAIASVMSMEPDVLILDQPTANLDPTGKEDIFETLYRLNQETGKSLVLIEHQIDELIRYVDRLIVMDKGRIVDQGAPRDVLLRRGEWMEKDCGLWVPEVSRLSFALTGGDSTPDMMPLSVEEAARLMRPMVAELREGQAASPAPDRRESGPVITIDRVNFGYPSKPNVLKGVSFEVRKGSVTALMGENGSGKTTLSLMMVGLLKPDSGTITISGVDTKKAPLKEICSKVGYVFQYPEHQFVTDTVRDELAYGLKNQGLSPDEIGALVKETLETVDLVGTEDRHPFTLSMGEKRRLSIATMLVRRPDVLILDEPSAGLDWRNAKYMMDILLKLNQAGVTILMITHTTYLVARYAERVIVMDQGEVAFEGCPLDLFENLETIRTKAIEKPEVLKVIEFLRKSGVSGLPAFLTADDVAAALGRCRTSA
- a CDS encoding energy-coupling factor transporter transmembrane component T, which codes for MLRLSYIEADSFLHRLDPTNKFLWLIGTAFLSYVVTNPVHQTVVLLLTVLTALVLGRLPLKEFFWGMTLFVTFGVILFIMQVLFYVGADQAVLFTVGPVHIRTAGFIFGLNLAIRVFVLGASALSFIMTTEPRRMIYDMVVRLRFPYRFAFVFYAALRFIPIFENEANNILNAQAVRGSAEVEKGLLGKIKVYKRLGVPLITSGLKKAKLSAIAMDARAFGAYPTRTMTYTYDTPRVGYLFGATPWVAFVAYLSWLLATGGWHIS